A single genomic interval of Bradyrhizobium sp. AZCC 1693 harbors:
- a CDS encoding 3'-5' exonuclease, protein MQAAVAIPILLAALALAAFAVSGVALWLAVQGGGAVGVYMSIAFAVVAALVGLAWALLHVKLLKPLAALKRELLMQSQIRVDRPLAVDRGHLLNGLPTAVDKILGALRAARGETQEAVDAATRRAEEQKSRLEAILLDLSEGVIVCNLEHRILLYNQVATRILKARDTLGLARSLFGVLTREPVLLTLELLLQRSEDAAGDEAQSTGESTLDSTTRRFVCASVDLATLLQARLSLVREPSGRASGYVLTFADVGAELENVAQRDALLREVAMEWRRPLASLRAAAEMLAGELEAGERRVFQEVIGKEVGTLDRSFADVAQRYERLATGQWPLADIYSLDLFRAVRRHLADADGIQVTPVGVPVWIHADSHSLVLALEHLIRAVARYTAKAAFDIGAVVRDEYVYVEVVWDGAPLASAIIEAWLAEPLKGTIGNRTVRQIVERHGSELWSQALPEGRTCLRLPLRKTEQPRAPERSDRVAPMPELYDFDLFAPSTEAIRDTPLRKLNLVVFDTETTGLRPNEGDELISIGAVRVVNGRILTGETFERLINPSRVIPASTTRIHGITTEMVRDKPPAHVILPQFKSFIGDSVLVAYNAAFDMKFLENGAEQAGVKFDNPVLDALLLSVYLQPDVSDFSLTATAERLGVEVIRRHTAIGDAMTTAAIFVKLLDLLRARGIETLGQAARISSRMMEHRRQQAQLI, encoded by the coding sequence ATGCAGGCTGCCGTTGCGATACCAATCCTCCTCGCAGCGTTGGCGCTTGCCGCCTTCGCTGTGTCCGGCGTTGCGCTGTGGCTGGCGGTGCAAGGTGGCGGAGCGGTCGGCGTTTACATGTCCATCGCATTTGCCGTCGTCGCCGCTTTGGTTGGGCTGGCTTGGGCTCTGCTGCATGTCAAGCTCCTCAAGCCCCTGGCCGCTCTGAAGCGGGAGCTGCTGATGCAGTCGCAGATACGCGTCGATCGACCGCTCGCGGTCGATCGCGGCCACTTGCTCAATGGACTCCCAACGGCGGTCGACAAAATACTCGGCGCGCTCCGAGCCGCGCGTGGCGAGACACAGGAGGCCGTGGATGCTGCCACGCGGCGTGCGGAGGAACAGAAGAGCCGGCTCGAGGCCATCCTGCTCGATCTCTCCGAAGGTGTGATCGTCTGCAATCTCGAGCACCGCATACTCCTCTACAACCAGGTCGCCACCCGGATCCTCAAGGCGCGCGATACGCTTGGGCTTGCCCGCTCATTGTTTGGCGTGCTGACGCGAGAGCCCGTGCTATTGACGCTCGAGCTGCTCCTGCAACGGTCAGAAGATGCAGCCGGCGATGAAGCCCAGTCCACCGGAGAATCGACGCTCGATTCCACGACGCGCCGCTTCGTCTGTGCGTCGGTCGACCTTGCTACTTTGCTGCAGGCGAGGCTCAGCTTGGTGCGCGAACCTTCGGGCCGCGCCTCAGGCTACGTGTTGACCTTTGCCGATGTCGGCGCCGAGCTCGAAAACGTGGCCCAGCGCGATGCGCTCTTGCGTGAGGTCGCCATGGAATGGCGACGGCCACTTGCAAGCTTGCGCGCCGCTGCCGAAATGCTGGCGGGAGAGCTCGAAGCGGGCGAGCGCCGCGTCTTTCAAGAAGTCATTGGCAAGGAGGTCGGAACGCTCGATCGGAGCTTTGCCGACGTTGCGCAGCGTTACGAACGCCTTGCGACGGGTCAGTGGCCGTTGGCCGACATCTACTCGCTGGATCTGTTCCGCGCCGTCCGCAGGCATTTGGCAGACGCCGACGGCATCCAGGTCACGCCCGTGGGTGTGCCGGTCTGGATTCATGCCGACAGCCACTCGCTGGTGCTTGCGCTCGAGCATCTCATCCGCGCCGTTGCCAGGTACACGGCGAAAGCCGCCTTCGATATCGGCGCCGTGGTGCGAGACGAGTACGTCTACGTCGAGGTGGTTTGGGACGGCGCACCGCTCGCCTCGGCGATTATCGAAGCCTGGCTGGCGGAGCCGCTGAAGGGCACGATCGGCAACCGCACAGTCCGCCAGATCGTGGAGCGGCATGGCAGCGAGCTATGGAGCCAGGCGCTGCCAGAGGGGCGCACATGCCTCAGATTGCCGCTAAGGAAGACCGAGCAGCCACGCGCCCCGGAACGGTCGGACCGCGTTGCGCCGATGCCGGAACTATATGACTTCGACCTGTTTGCTCCTTCGACTGAGGCAATCAGGGACACGCCGTTGCGCAAGCTCAACCTGGTCGTCTTCGACACCGAGACCACCGGCCTCAGGCCCAACGAGGGCGATGAGCTCATCTCAATCGGAGCGGTTCGTGTGGTCAACGGTCGCATCCTGACGGGCGAGACGTTCGAGCGGCTGATCAATCCGAGCCGCGTTATCCCGGCCAGCACCACGCGAATTCACGGCATCACCACCGAAATGGTGCGCGACAAGCCCCCTGCCCATGTCATCTTGCCACAGTTCAAGTCCTTCATCGGCGACTCCGTGCTCGTCGCCTATAACGCCGCGTTCGACATGAAATTCCTTGAGAACGGAGCGGAGCAGGCAGGCGTCAAATTCGACAATCCGGTGCTCGATGCCCTGCTTCTGTCCGTGTATCTGCAGCCGGATGTATCCGATTTTTCGCTGACTGCCACCGCTGAACGACTGGGTGTCGAGGTCATTCGCAGGCACACCGCAATCGGCGACGCCATGACCACGGCCGCGATCTTCGTAAAGCTCCTGGATCTGTTGAGAGCCCGCGGGATCGAGACGCTCGGTCAGGCTGCCAGGATTTCCAGCCGGATGATGGAGCATCGCCGTCAGCAGGCGCAACTCATATGA
- a CDS encoding response regulator transcription factor: MLVVDDEANILLSLEFLMKKAGYEVRLARDGEEALAEIGKARPDLVLLDVMMPKRNGFDVCEAIRANPEWRPVRVILLTAKGRDIEREKGLALGADDYITKPFSTREVVERVTAWIGPAK, encoded by the coding sequence GTGCTCGTGGTCGATGACGAGGCCAACATCCTGCTGTCCCTCGAATTCCTGATGAAGAAGGCCGGCTACGAAGTTCGCCTCGCCCGCGACGGCGAAGAGGCGCTCGCGGAGATAGGCAAGGCGCGGCCAGATCTCGTGCTCCTCGATGTCATGATGCCGAAGCGCAACGGTTTCGACGTGTGCGAGGCCATCCGGGCCAATCCAGAGTGGCGACCGGTGCGTGTCATCCTGCTGACGGCCAAGGGCCGCGACATCGAACGCGAAAAGGGCTTGGCGCTGGGCGCCGACGACTACATCACTAAACCGTTCTCGACGCGCGAGGTCGTTGAACGGGTCACCGCTTGGATCGGGCCGGCCAAGTAA